In Amycolatopsis solani, a single window of DNA contains:
- a CDS encoding TetR/AcrR family transcriptional regulator, with protein MTAVDVDTRRHRQRLLDGLAASITETGFRDTTVAAVVRRARTSRRTFYEHFSSREECLIALLSDANRAMIQQISDAVDPGAPWALQVRQAIEAWIACAESEPAITLSWIRDVPALGAAARDLQREAMEGFIAMTQRLTDTPSLRAAGISPPSRQLAIMLLGGLRELIATTVEDGGRAGDVTEVAVRASLALLGPARSQIATAGPLPRS; from the coding sequence GTGACTGCCGTGGACGTCGACACCCGCCGGCACCGCCAGCGCCTGCTGGACGGGCTGGCCGCGTCGATCACCGAAACCGGCTTCCGCGACACGACGGTGGCCGCCGTCGTCCGACGCGCCCGCACCTCCCGCCGCACGTTCTACGAGCACTTTTCGAGCCGTGAAGAGTGCCTGATCGCACTGCTGTCCGACGCGAACCGCGCGATGATCCAGCAGATCTCCGACGCTGTGGACCCCGGCGCGCCGTGGGCGCTGCAGGTGCGCCAGGCGATCGAGGCGTGGATCGCGTGCGCGGAGTCGGAGCCGGCGATCACGCTGAGCTGGATCCGCGACGTCCCGGCGCTGGGCGCGGCGGCCCGCGACCTGCAGCGCGAGGCGATGGAGGGCTTCATCGCGATGACCCAGCGCCTCACGGACACGCCGTCCCTGCGCGCGGCGGGGATCAGCCCGCCGTCCCGCCAGCTGGCGATCATGCTGCTGGGCGGGCTGCGGGAGCTGATCGCGACCACGGTGGAGGACGGCGGGCGAGCGGGGGACGTCACCGAGGTGGCGGTGCGGGCGTCACTCGCTCTGCTGGGCCCGGCGCGGTCTCAAATTGCGACAGCCGGGCCGCTTCCCCGGTCCTAG
- a CDS encoding cytochrome P450 — MTTMTRPATLPPGPAVPRVVQGAYALTQPLRGLRRLKDRYGDAFTVDVPIFGNAVVLSNPAEIKQLFTSGPDLVDNLEVNLGRVLGPRSLFALSGEEHKRQRKLLVPPFHGRRLAAYEKIVEEETVRELASWPEGKAFATLPSMMRITLNAILRAVFGAEGAEFAELRELLPPFVTLGSRLAVLPITKKGRFNPWRRFERMRREYDAIVDRLIAKARPDGDDVLAMMLQTRYDDGSGLNRDEIADQLLTLLTAGHETTATTLAWAVERLRRHPAVLRELAESDDLLDATILEVQRTRPVIDLTARQVKQDGFRLGRWTLPRGYNVLVSIALIHDDDAVFPHAATFDPHRFAGARPDLYQWIPFGGGTRRCLGAAFATMEMTVVLRTVLREFTLVPTSEPGERWRSRGVAYAPAKGGRAVVRRRSTGGEQ, encoded by the coding sequence ATGACGACCATGACACGCCCCGCGACGCTGCCGCCGGGGCCCGCCGTGCCCCGCGTCGTCCAGGGCGCCTACGCGCTCACGCAACCGTTGCGGGGCCTGCGGCGGCTCAAAGACCGCTACGGCGACGCCTTCACCGTCGACGTGCCGATCTTCGGCAACGCCGTCGTGCTCAGCAATCCCGCCGAAATCAAGCAGCTGTTCACCTCCGGCCCCGACCTCGTCGACAACCTCGAAGTCAACCTCGGCCGGGTGCTCGGCCCGCGCTCGCTGTTCGCCCTCTCCGGCGAAGAGCACAAGCGGCAGCGCAAGCTCCTGGTGCCGCCCTTCCACGGCCGCCGGCTCGCGGCCTACGAGAAGATCGTCGAAGAAGAAACCGTCCGTGAGCTGGCGAGCTGGCCGGAGGGGAAAGCCTTCGCCACGCTGCCGTCGATGATGCGGATCACCCTGAACGCCATTCTCCGCGCGGTGTTCGGCGCGGAAGGGGCCGAATTCGCGGAGCTGCGCGAACTGCTCCCCCCGTTCGTCACCCTGGGCTCGCGGCTGGCCGTCCTGCCGATCACGAAGAAGGGCCGCTTCAACCCGTGGCGCCGCTTCGAACGGATGCGCCGAGAGTACGACGCGATCGTCGACCGCCTGATCGCCAAGGCCCGCCCGGACGGCGACGACGTCCTCGCGATGATGCTGCAGACCCGCTACGACGACGGCTCCGGGCTCAACCGCGACGAGATCGCCGACCAGCTCCTCACCCTGCTCACGGCCGGCCACGAGACCACCGCGACCACGCTGGCCTGGGCCGTCGAACGCCTGCGCCGCCACCCGGCGGTCCTGCGCGAGCTCGCCGAAAGCGATGACCTCCTCGACGCGACGATCCTCGAGGTCCAGCGCACGCGCCCGGTCATCGACCTCACCGCCCGGCAGGTCAAGCAGGACGGCTTCCGGCTGGGCCGCTGGACGCTGCCCCGGGGGTACAACGTGCTGGTGAGCATCGCGCTGATCCACGACGACGACGCCGTGTTCCCGCACGCGGCCACCTTCGACCCGCACCGCTTCGCGGGCGCGCGCCCGGACCTCTACCAGTGGATCCCGTTCGGCGGCGGCACCCGCCGCTGCCTCGGCGCCGCCTTCGCGACCATGGAGATGACCGTCGTGCTGCGGACGGTGCTGCGGGAGTTCACCCTCGTCCCGACGTCCGAGCCCGGCGAACGCTGGCGCTCGCGGGGCGTGGCCTACGCACCCGCCAAGGGCGGCCGCGCGGTCGTGCGCCGCCGCAGCACCGGAGGAGAGCAGTGA